In Phyllostomus discolor isolate MPI-MPIP mPhyDis1 chromosome 3, mPhyDis1.pri.v3, whole genome shotgun sequence, a single genomic region encodes these proteins:
- the DNASE1L2 gene encoding deoxyribonuclease-1-like 2 isoform X1 translates to MDRPWALLSVLWALGATTAVALRIGAFNIQSFGDSKVSDSACGSIIAQILAGYDIMLVQEVRDPDLSAVSALMEQVNSVSSHEYSFVSSEPLGRDQYKEMYLFVYRKDAVSIVDTYQYPDPEDTFSREPFVVKFSIPGSAAAKELVLVPLHAAPHHAVAEIDALYDVYLDVIDKWGTDDMLFLGDFNADCSYVREQDWAAIRLRSSEVFKWLIPDSADTTVGNSDCAYDRIVVCGAHLRRSLKPQSAAVHDFQEVYGLDQTQALAISDHFPVEVTLKCH, encoded by the exons ATGGACCGGCCCTGGGCCCTACTATCCGTGCTCTGGGCTCTGGGGGCCACCACGGCAGTGGCGCTGCGCATTGGAGCCTTTAACATCCAGAGTTTCGGAGACAGCAAAGTGTCAGATTCGGCTTGTGGCAGCATCATTGCGCAA ATCCTGGCTGGCTATGACATCATGCTCGTGCAGGAGGTGCGAGACCCGGATCTGAGCGCAGTCTCTGCGCTCATGGAGCAGGTTAACAG TGTGTCCAGTCACGAGTACAGCTTCGTGAGCAGTGAGCCCCTGGGGCGGGACCAGTACAAGGAAATGTACCTGTTCGTTTATAG AAAGGATGCGGTGTCGATCGTAGACACGTACCAGTACCCGGACCCGGAGGACACCTTCAGTCGCGAACCTTTCGTGGTCAAATTCTCAATCCCTGGCTCCG CAGCTGCTAAGGAGTTGGTGCTGGTTCCACTGCACGCTGCGCCACACCACGCAGTAGCAGAGATCGACGCGCTCTACGATGTGTACCTGGACGTGATCGACAAGTGGGGCACTGAT GACATGCTGTTCCTGGGCGACTTCAACGCCGACTGCAGCTATGTGCGGGAACAGGACTGGGCGGCCATTCGTCTGCGCAGCAGCGAGGTCTTCAAGTGGCTCATTCCAGACAGTGCTGACACCACGGTGGGCAACTCAGACTGTGCCTACGACCGTATTGTCGTCTGTGGCGCCCACCTGCGCAGGAGCCTGAAGCCCCAGTCAGCCGCTGTGCACGATTTCCAGGAGGTATACGGCCTGGACCAGACACAG GCCCTTGCCATCAGCGACCATTTCCCTGTGGAGGTGACTCTGAAATGCCACTGA
- the LOC114497973 gene encoding glycerol-3-phosphate phosphatase — MAQPEAGGDDPRCVRLSAERAQALLADVDTLLFDCDGVLWRGETAVPGAPEALTALRACGKRLGFITNNSSKTREAYTEKLRRLGFGGPAGPGANLEVFGTAYCTALYLRQRLTGAPAPKAYVLGSAALAAELEAVGVACVGVGPDPLEGDGPGAWLDAPLEPDVRAVVVGFDPHFSYMKLTKAVRYLQQPSCLLVGTNMDNRLPLENGRFIAGTGCLVRAVEMAAQRQADIIGKPSRFIFDCVSQEYGINPERTVMVGDRLDTDILLGVSCGLKTILTLTGVSTLEDVKSNQESDCMSKRKMVPDFYVDSIADLLPALQG; from the exons ATGGCACAGCCGGAGGCCGGCGGCGATGACCCTCGCTGCGTGCGGCTGAGCGCCGAGCGGGCCCAAGCGCTGCTGGCCGACGTGGACACGCTGCTGTTCGACTGCGACGGCGTGCTGTGGCGAGGTGAGACGGCCGTGCCTGGGGCGCCTGAGGCCCTAACGGCGCTGCGGGCCTGTGGCAAGCGCCTTGGCTTCATCACCAACAACAGCAGCAAGACCCGTGAGGCCTACACCGAGAAGCTGCGGCGCCTGGGCTTCGGTGGCCCCGCGGGACCCGGCGCCAACCTCGAGGTCTTTGGCACGGCCTACTGCACCGCGCTCTATCTGCGCCAGCGCCTGACCGGCGCCCCGGCTCCCAAGGCCTACGTGCTGGGCAGTGCGGCCCTGGCCGCGGAGCTGGAAGCCGTGGGCGTCGCCTGCGTGGGCGTGGGGCCGGATCCCCTGGAGGGCGACGGCCCTGGCGCCTGGCTGGACGCGCCACTGGAGCCCGACGTGCGTGCTGTTGTGGTGGGCTTCGACCCGCACTTCAGCTACATGAAGCTCACCAAAGCCGTGCGCTACCTGCAGCAGCCTAGCTGTCTCCTGGTGGGCACCAACATGGACAACCGGCTCCCGCTCGAGAACGGCCGCTTCATCGCGG GTACAGGTTGTCTGGTCCGAGCCGTGGAGATGGCCGCCCAGCGCCAGGCCGACATCATAGGGAAGCCCAGCCGTTTCATCTTCGACTGCGTGTCCCAAGAGTACGGCATCAACCCTGAGCGCACCGTCATGGTGGGAGATCGCCTGGACACAGACATCCTTCTGGGTGTCAGCTGTGGCCTGAAGACCATCCTGACCCTCACCGGAGTGTCCACTCTGGAAGATGTGAAGAGTAATCAGGAAAGTGACTGCATGTCTAAGAGGAAAATGGTTCCTGACTTCTATGTTGACAGCATAGCCGACCTTTTGCCTGCCCTTCAAGGTTAA
- the E4F1 gene encoding transcription factor E4F1 isoform X3, whose product MEGAMAVRVTAAHTAEAPAEARREAGEGGVAAASASAALAPAGFLGLPAPFNEEDEDDVHRCGRCQAEFTALEDFVQHKLQKVCQRVSQEALPATPVAAALLDQEVVPAAASPEDPITLAHIVVEAAALTADISHTPDIVGSGHIKEVIVAAEADPGDSEMAEASGSPDHQGPKLAGQGEQAQVKLLVNEDGRYVCALCHKTFKTGSILKAHMVTHSSRKDHECKLCGASFRTKGSLIRHHRRHTDERPYKCAKCGKSFRESGALTRHLKSLTPCTEKIRFSMSKDVVVGKEDAPAGSGASTVETITSSSVIGETMETSPVIHLVTDAKGTVIHEVHVQMQELPLGVKALAPEQVANEASAVPRTHLCPQCSETFPTAATLEAHKRDHEGPKLFTCVQCGKVFLKAYLLKKHQEVHVHERRFRCGDCGKLYKTIAHVRGHRRVHSDERPYPCPECGKRYKTKNAQQVHFRTHLEEKPHVCPFCSRGFREKGSLVRHVRHHTGEKPFKCYKCGRGFAEHGTLNRHLRTKGGCLLEVEELLVSEESPTSAATVLGEDPHTVLVEFSSVVADTQEYIIEATSDDAETSEATEIIEGTQTEVDSHIMKVVQQIVHQASAGHQIIVQNVTMDQEAGLGPEVAAADTITIATPESLTEQVAMTLASAISEGTVLAARAGTDGAEQATVTMVSSEDIEILEHAGELVIASPEGQLEVQTVIV is encoded by the exons ATGGAGGGCGCGATGGCAGTGCGGGTGACGGCCGCCCATACGGCAGAAGCTCCGGCCGAAGCCAGGCGGGAAGCGGGCGAGGGCGGGGTCGCGGCGGCGTCGGCGTCGGCGGCCTTGGCCCCTGCCGGCTTCCTCGGCCTCCCGGCGCCCTTTAACGAGGAAG ATGAGGATGACGTGCACAGATGCGGCCGCTGCCAGGCGGAGTTCACCGCCCTGGAGGACTTTGTTCAGCACAAGCTCCAGAAGGTCTGCCAGCGGGTTTCCCAGGAGGCCCTGCCTGCCACCCCTGTGGCCGCTGCGCTGCTGGACCAGGAG GTGGTCCCAGCAGCTGCAAGCCCAGAGGACCCCATCACATTGGCCCACATTGTTGTGGAGGCAGCTGCTCTGACAGCGGACATCAGCCACACGCCTGATATTGTTG GCAGTGGTCACATCAAAGAGGTCATTGTAGCTGCTGAGGCAGATCCGGGTGACAGCGAGATGGCAGAGGCCTCAGGCAGCCCTGACCATCAGGGGCCCAAACTGGCCGGGCAGGGTGAGCAGGCCCAGGTCAAGCTGCTGGTGAATGAGGACGGCCGCTACGTCTGCGCGCTGTGTCACAAGACCTTCAAGACG GGTAGCATCCTCAAGGCCCACATGGTCACCCACAGCAGCCGTAAGGACCATGAGTGCAAGCTGTGTGGGGCCTCCTTCCGGACCAAGGGCTCGCTCATTCGGCACCACCGGCGGCACACAG ATGAGCGCCCCTATAAATGTGCCAAGTGTGGAAAGAGCTTCCGGGAGTCAGGTGCGCTGACCCGGCACCTCAAGTCTCTCACCCCATGCACGGAAAAAATCCGATTCAGCATGAGCAAGGATGTGGTTGTTGGCAAAGAGGACGCACCTGCAG GGTCTGGCGCCTCCACCGTGGAGACCATTACGTCATCGTCAGTGATAGGTGAAACCATGGAGACGTCGCCTGTGATTCATTTAGTGACAGATGCCAAGGGCACTGTTATCCACGAAGTCCATGTCCAGATGCAAGAGCTTCCTCTGGGCGTGAAAGCCCTGGCCCCAGAG CAGGTGGCCAACGAGGCCTCAGCTGTACCCAGGACCCACCTGTGCCCTCAGTGCAGTGAAACCTTCCCAACAGCGGCCACCCTAGAGGCCCACAAAAGGGACCATGAAG GGCCAAAGCTGTTCACATGTGTGCAGTGTGGCAAGGTCTTCCTCAAGGCCTACCTGCTCAAGAAGCACCAGGAGGTGCACGTGCACGAGCGCCGTTTCCGCTGTGGGGACTGTGGGAAACTCTACAAGACCATTGCTCATGTTCGGGGCCACCGGCGTGTTCATTCAGATGAGCGACCCTATCCTTGTCCCGAGTGTGGCAAGCGCTACAAGACCAAG AATGCCCAGCAGGTGCACTTTCGGACACACCTGGAGGAGAAGCCGCATGTGTGCCCGTTTTGCAGCCGAGGCTTCCGGGAGAAGGGCTCGCTGGTGCGGCACGTTAGGCACCACACAGGCGAGAAGCCCTTCAAGTGCTACAAGTGTGGCCGTGGCTTCGCTGAGCATGGCACGCTGAACCGGCACCTGCGCACAAAAG GTGGCTGCCTGCTGGAGGTGGAGGAGCTGCTGGTGTCCGAGGAGAGCCCCACCTCAGCTGCCACTGTCCTTGGCGAGGACCCGCACACTGTGTTGGTCGagttctcatctgtggtggctgaCACCCAGGAGTACATCATTGAG GCCACCTCGGATGATGCAGAGACCAGTGAAGCCACAGAGATCATCGAGGGCACCCAGACAGAG GTGGACAGCCACATCATGAAGGTGGTGCAGCAGATCGTGCACCAGGCCAGCGCAGGGCACCAAATCATCGTGCAGAATGTGACCATGGACCAGGAGGCGGGGCTGGGTCCAGAAGTGGCTGCTGCTGACACCATTACCATCGCCACCCCTGAGAGTCTGACGGAGCAGGTGGCCATGACGCTGGCCTCAGCCATCAGTGAGGGCACTGTGCTCGCTGCCCGTGCGGGAACAGACGGTGCGGAGCAGGCTACTGTGACCATGGTTTCATCAGAGGACATTGAGATCCTGGAGCACGCGGGCGAGCTGGTCATTGCCTCACCAGAGGGCCAGCTCGAGGTGCAGACCGTCATCGTTTAA
- the E4F1 gene encoding transcription factor E4F1 isoform X1, with amino-acid sequence MEGAMAVRVTAAHTAEAPAEARREAGEGGVAAASASAALAPAGFLGLPAPFNEEDEDDVHRCGRCQAEFTALEDFVQHKLQKVCQRVSQEALPATPVAAALLDQEVVPAAASPEDPITLAHIVVEAAALTADISHTPDIVGSGHIKEVIVAAEADPGDSEMAEASGSPDHQGPKLAGQGEQAQVKLLVNEDGRYVCALCHKTFKTGSILKAHMVTHSSRKDHECKLCGASFRTKGSLIRHHRRHTDERPYKCAKCGKSFRESGALTRHLKSLTPCTEKIRFSMSKDVVVGKEDAPAGSGASTVETITSSSVIGETMETSPVIHLVTDAKGTVIHEVHVQMQELPLGVKALAPEPPAPKELPCSSDNSQENLLHQAMQNSGIVLERVTGEEGSLEPVPPAMSSPQSLGDGPPELPLLEVEQVETQVANEASAVPRTHLCPQCSETFPTAATLEAHKRDHEGPKLFTCVQCGKVFLKAYLLKKHQEVHVHERRFRCGDCGKLYKTIAHVRGHRRVHSDERPYPCPECGKRYKTKNAQQVHFRTHLEEKPHVCPFCSRGFREKGSLVRHVRHHTGEKPFKCYKCGRGFAEHGTLNRHLRTKGGCLLEVEELLVSEESPTSAATVLGEDPHTVLVEFSSVVADTQEYIIEATSDDAETSEATEIIEGTQTEVDSHIMKVVQQIVHQASAGHQIIVQNVTMDQEAGLGPEVAAADTITIATPESLTEQVAMTLASAISEGTVLAARAGTDGAEQATVTMVSSEDIEILEHAGELVIASPEGQLEVQTVIV; translated from the exons ATGGAGGGCGCGATGGCAGTGCGGGTGACGGCCGCCCATACGGCAGAAGCTCCGGCCGAAGCCAGGCGGGAAGCGGGCGAGGGCGGGGTCGCGGCGGCGTCGGCGTCGGCGGCCTTGGCCCCTGCCGGCTTCCTCGGCCTCCCGGCGCCCTTTAACGAGGAAG ATGAGGATGACGTGCACAGATGCGGCCGCTGCCAGGCGGAGTTCACCGCCCTGGAGGACTTTGTTCAGCACAAGCTCCAGAAGGTCTGCCAGCGGGTTTCCCAGGAGGCCCTGCCTGCCACCCCTGTGGCCGCTGCGCTGCTGGACCAGGAG GTGGTCCCAGCAGCTGCAAGCCCAGAGGACCCCATCACATTGGCCCACATTGTTGTGGAGGCAGCTGCTCTGACAGCGGACATCAGCCACACGCCTGATATTGTTG GCAGTGGTCACATCAAAGAGGTCATTGTAGCTGCTGAGGCAGATCCGGGTGACAGCGAGATGGCAGAGGCCTCAGGCAGCCCTGACCATCAGGGGCCCAAACTGGCCGGGCAGGGTGAGCAGGCCCAGGTCAAGCTGCTGGTGAATGAGGACGGCCGCTACGTCTGCGCGCTGTGTCACAAGACCTTCAAGACG GGTAGCATCCTCAAGGCCCACATGGTCACCCACAGCAGCCGTAAGGACCATGAGTGCAAGCTGTGTGGGGCCTCCTTCCGGACCAAGGGCTCGCTCATTCGGCACCACCGGCGGCACACAG ATGAGCGCCCCTATAAATGTGCCAAGTGTGGAAAGAGCTTCCGGGAGTCAGGTGCGCTGACCCGGCACCTCAAGTCTCTCACCCCATGCACGGAAAAAATCCGATTCAGCATGAGCAAGGATGTGGTTGTTGGCAAAGAGGACGCACCTGCAG GGTCTGGCGCCTCCACCGTGGAGACCATTACGTCATCGTCAGTGATAGGTGAAACCATGGAGACGTCGCCTGTGATTCATTTAGTGACAGATGCCAAGGGCACTGTTATCCACGAAGTCCATGTCCAGATGCAAGAGCTTCCTCTGGGCGTGAAAGCCCTGGCCCCAGAG cccccagctcccaAGGAGCTTCCCTGTTCCAGCGACAACAGTCAGGAGAACCTGCTGCACCAGGCCATGCAGAACTCTGGCATCGTTCTTGAGCGGGTCACTGGGGAGGAGGGGTCCCTGGAGCCAGTCCCTCCCGCCATGTCCAGTCCCCAGTCCCTGGGAGATGGTCCCCCAGAGCTGCCGCTGCTGGAGGTGGAGCAGGTGGAGACA CAGGTGGCCAACGAGGCCTCAGCTGTACCCAGGACCCACCTGTGCCCTCAGTGCAGTGAAACCTTCCCAACAGCGGCCACCCTAGAGGCCCACAAAAGGGACCATGAAG GGCCAAAGCTGTTCACATGTGTGCAGTGTGGCAAGGTCTTCCTCAAGGCCTACCTGCTCAAGAAGCACCAGGAGGTGCACGTGCACGAGCGCCGTTTCCGCTGTGGGGACTGTGGGAAACTCTACAAGACCATTGCTCATGTTCGGGGCCACCGGCGTGTTCATTCAGATGAGCGACCCTATCCTTGTCCCGAGTGTGGCAAGCGCTACAAGACCAAG AATGCCCAGCAGGTGCACTTTCGGACACACCTGGAGGAGAAGCCGCATGTGTGCCCGTTTTGCAGCCGAGGCTTCCGGGAGAAGGGCTCGCTGGTGCGGCACGTTAGGCACCACACAGGCGAGAAGCCCTTCAAGTGCTACAAGTGTGGCCGTGGCTTCGCTGAGCATGGCACGCTGAACCGGCACCTGCGCACAAAAG GTGGCTGCCTGCTGGAGGTGGAGGAGCTGCTGGTGTCCGAGGAGAGCCCCACCTCAGCTGCCACTGTCCTTGGCGAGGACCCGCACACTGTGTTGGTCGagttctcatctgtggtggctgaCACCCAGGAGTACATCATTGAG GCCACCTCGGATGATGCAGAGACCAGTGAAGCCACAGAGATCATCGAGGGCACCCAGACAGAG GTGGACAGCCACATCATGAAGGTGGTGCAGCAGATCGTGCACCAGGCCAGCGCAGGGCACCAAATCATCGTGCAGAATGTGACCATGGACCAGGAGGCGGGGCTGGGTCCAGAAGTGGCTGCTGCTGACACCATTACCATCGCCACCCCTGAGAGTCTGACGGAGCAGGTGGCCATGACGCTGGCCTCAGCCATCAGTGAGGGCACTGTGCTCGCTGCCCGTGCGGGAACAGACGGTGCGGAGCAGGCTACTGTGACCATGGTTTCATCAGAGGACATTGAGATCCTGGAGCACGCGGGCGAGCTGGTCATTGCCTCACCAGAGGGCCAGCTCGAGGTGCAGACCGTCATCGTTTAA
- the DNASE1L2 gene encoding deoxyribonuclease-1-like 2 isoform X2, whose translation MDRPWALLSVLWALGATTAVALRIGAFNIQSFGDSKVSDSACGSIIAQILAGYDIMLVQEVRDPDLSAVSALMEQVNSVSSHEYSFVSSEPLGRDQYKEMYLFVYRKDAVSIVDTYQYPDPEDTFSREPFVVKFSIPGSAAKELVLVPLHAAPHHAVAEIDALYDVYLDVIDKWGTDDMLFLGDFNADCSYVREQDWAAIRLRSSEVFKWLIPDSADTTVGNSDCAYDRIVVCGAHLRRSLKPQSAAVHDFQEVYGLDQTQALAISDHFPVEVTLKCH comes from the exons ATGGACCGGCCCTGGGCCCTACTATCCGTGCTCTGGGCTCTGGGGGCCACCACGGCAGTGGCGCTGCGCATTGGAGCCTTTAACATCCAGAGTTTCGGAGACAGCAAAGTGTCAGATTCGGCTTGTGGCAGCATCATTGCGCAA ATCCTGGCTGGCTATGACATCATGCTCGTGCAGGAGGTGCGAGACCCGGATCTGAGCGCAGTCTCTGCGCTCATGGAGCAGGTTAACAG TGTGTCCAGTCACGAGTACAGCTTCGTGAGCAGTGAGCCCCTGGGGCGGGACCAGTACAAGGAAATGTACCTGTTCGTTTATAG AAAGGATGCGGTGTCGATCGTAGACACGTACCAGTACCCGGACCCGGAGGACACCTTCAGTCGCGAACCTTTCGTGGTCAAATTCTCAATCCCTGGCTCCG CTGCTAAGGAGTTGGTGCTGGTTCCACTGCACGCTGCGCCACACCACGCAGTAGCAGAGATCGACGCGCTCTACGATGTGTACCTGGACGTGATCGACAAGTGGGGCACTGAT GACATGCTGTTCCTGGGCGACTTCAACGCCGACTGCAGCTATGTGCGGGAACAGGACTGGGCGGCCATTCGTCTGCGCAGCAGCGAGGTCTTCAAGTGGCTCATTCCAGACAGTGCTGACACCACGGTGGGCAACTCAGACTGTGCCTACGACCGTATTGTCGTCTGTGGCGCCCACCTGCGCAGGAGCCTGAAGCCCCAGTCAGCCGCTGTGCACGATTTCCAGGAGGTATACGGCCTGGACCAGACACAG GCCCTTGCCATCAGCGACCATTTCCCTGTGGAGGTGACTCTGAAATGCCACTGA
- the BRICD5 gene encoding BRICHOS domain-containing protein 5, with protein MEQGSCCAEDPGPGSVRVKTRPCHGGWRALGLLLLLLALATAGAVTGGLLGFSHSPPKPLLQMFHLTHPSSRVYRSNQTVQVDVAQNVATIRVTPAQSNRSWAVLFDGQSGCVCYRPAEHRACFLHLMEPRDRKTLQLLVNTSRAQGSHSPTQDTYYAQELLAVLGSREVDPAQPWDT; from the exons ATGGAGCAGGGAAGCTGCTGTGCAGAGGACCCCGGGCCTGGGTCTGTCAGG GTGAAGACCAGGCCATGCCATGGGGGCTGGAGGGCCCTgggcctgctgctgctgttgctggcaTTGGCCACTGCTGGGGCTGTGACTGGAGGGCTTCTTGGCTTCTCTCACAGCCCTCCCAAG CCACTGCTGCAGATGTTCCATCTGACCCACCCGAGCTCCAGGGTATACCGGTCCAACCAAACTGTGCAAGTGGACGTGGCCCAGAATGTGGCAACCATCAGGGTAACCCCGGCTCAGAGCAACCGCAGCTGGGCAGTGCTGTTCGATGGGCAGAGC ggctGTGTCTGTTACCGCCCTGCGGAGCACCGGGCCTGCTTCCTCCACCTGATGGAACCCAGAGATCGCAAGACCCTGCAGCTCCTGGTGAACACCTCAAGG GCCCAGGGGTCTCACAGCCCAACCCAGGACACCTACTATGCCCAGGAGCTGCTGGCAGTTCTCGGGAGCCGTGAGGTGGACCCTGCCCAG CCTTGGGACACGTAa
- the E4F1 gene encoding transcription factor E4F1 isoform X2, whose amino-acid sequence MEGAMAVRVTAAHTAEAPAEARREAGEGGVAAASASAALAPAGFLGLPAPFNEEDEDDVHRCGRCQAEFTALEDFVQHKLQKVCQRVSQEALPATPVAAALLDQEVVPAAASPEDPITLAHIVVEAAALTADISHTPDIVGSGHIKEVIVAAEADPGDSEMAEASGSPDHQGPKLAGQGEQAQVKLLVNEDGRYVCALCHKTFKTGSILKAHMVTHSSRKDHECKLCGASFRTKGSLIRHHRRHTDERPYKCAKCGKSFRESGALTRHLKSLTPCTEKIRFSMSKDVVVGKEDAPAGSGASTVETITSSSVIGETMETSPVIHLVTDAKGTVIHEVHVQMQELPLGVKALAPEPPAPKELPCSSDNSQENLLHQAMQNSGIVLERVTGEEGSLEPVPPAMSSPQSLGDGPPELPLLEVEQVETVANEASAVPRTHLCPQCSETFPTAATLEAHKRDHEGPKLFTCVQCGKVFLKAYLLKKHQEVHVHERRFRCGDCGKLYKTIAHVRGHRRVHSDERPYPCPECGKRYKTKNAQQVHFRTHLEEKPHVCPFCSRGFREKGSLVRHVRHHTGEKPFKCYKCGRGFAEHGTLNRHLRTKGGCLLEVEELLVSEESPTSAATVLGEDPHTVLVEFSSVVADTQEYIIEATSDDAETSEATEIIEGTQTEVDSHIMKVVQQIVHQASAGHQIIVQNVTMDQEAGLGPEVAAADTITIATPESLTEQVAMTLASAISEGTVLAARAGTDGAEQATVTMVSSEDIEILEHAGELVIASPEGQLEVQTVIV is encoded by the exons ATGGAGGGCGCGATGGCAGTGCGGGTGACGGCCGCCCATACGGCAGAAGCTCCGGCCGAAGCCAGGCGGGAAGCGGGCGAGGGCGGGGTCGCGGCGGCGTCGGCGTCGGCGGCCTTGGCCCCTGCCGGCTTCCTCGGCCTCCCGGCGCCCTTTAACGAGGAAG ATGAGGATGACGTGCACAGATGCGGCCGCTGCCAGGCGGAGTTCACCGCCCTGGAGGACTTTGTTCAGCACAAGCTCCAGAAGGTCTGCCAGCGGGTTTCCCAGGAGGCCCTGCCTGCCACCCCTGTGGCCGCTGCGCTGCTGGACCAGGAG GTGGTCCCAGCAGCTGCAAGCCCAGAGGACCCCATCACATTGGCCCACATTGTTGTGGAGGCAGCTGCTCTGACAGCGGACATCAGCCACACGCCTGATATTGTTG GCAGTGGTCACATCAAAGAGGTCATTGTAGCTGCTGAGGCAGATCCGGGTGACAGCGAGATGGCAGAGGCCTCAGGCAGCCCTGACCATCAGGGGCCCAAACTGGCCGGGCAGGGTGAGCAGGCCCAGGTCAAGCTGCTGGTGAATGAGGACGGCCGCTACGTCTGCGCGCTGTGTCACAAGACCTTCAAGACG GGTAGCATCCTCAAGGCCCACATGGTCACCCACAGCAGCCGTAAGGACCATGAGTGCAAGCTGTGTGGGGCCTCCTTCCGGACCAAGGGCTCGCTCATTCGGCACCACCGGCGGCACACAG ATGAGCGCCCCTATAAATGTGCCAAGTGTGGAAAGAGCTTCCGGGAGTCAGGTGCGCTGACCCGGCACCTCAAGTCTCTCACCCCATGCACGGAAAAAATCCGATTCAGCATGAGCAAGGATGTGGTTGTTGGCAAAGAGGACGCACCTGCAG GGTCTGGCGCCTCCACCGTGGAGACCATTACGTCATCGTCAGTGATAGGTGAAACCATGGAGACGTCGCCTGTGATTCATTTAGTGACAGATGCCAAGGGCACTGTTATCCACGAAGTCCATGTCCAGATGCAAGAGCTTCCTCTGGGCGTGAAAGCCCTGGCCCCAGAG cccccagctcccaAGGAGCTTCCCTGTTCCAGCGACAACAGTCAGGAGAACCTGCTGCACCAGGCCATGCAGAACTCTGGCATCGTTCTTGAGCGGGTCACTGGGGAGGAGGGGTCCCTGGAGCCAGTCCCTCCCGCCATGTCCAGTCCCCAGTCCCTGGGAGATGGTCCCCCAGAGCTGCCGCTGCTGGAGGTGGAGCAGGTGGAGACA GTGGCCAACGAGGCCTCAGCTGTACCCAGGACCCACCTGTGCCCTCAGTGCAGTGAAACCTTCCCAACAGCGGCCACCCTAGAGGCCCACAAAAGGGACCATGAAG GGCCAAAGCTGTTCACATGTGTGCAGTGTGGCAAGGTCTTCCTCAAGGCCTACCTGCTCAAGAAGCACCAGGAGGTGCACGTGCACGAGCGCCGTTTCCGCTGTGGGGACTGTGGGAAACTCTACAAGACCATTGCTCATGTTCGGGGCCACCGGCGTGTTCATTCAGATGAGCGACCCTATCCTTGTCCCGAGTGTGGCAAGCGCTACAAGACCAAG AATGCCCAGCAGGTGCACTTTCGGACACACCTGGAGGAGAAGCCGCATGTGTGCCCGTTTTGCAGCCGAGGCTTCCGGGAGAAGGGCTCGCTGGTGCGGCACGTTAGGCACCACACAGGCGAGAAGCCCTTCAAGTGCTACAAGTGTGGCCGTGGCTTCGCTGAGCATGGCACGCTGAACCGGCACCTGCGCACAAAAG GTGGCTGCCTGCTGGAGGTGGAGGAGCTGCTGGTGTCCGAGGAGAGCCCCACCTCAGCTGCCACTGTCCTTGGCGAGGACCCGCACACTGTGTTGGTCGagttctcatctgtggtggctgaCACCCAGGAGTACATCATTGAG GCCACCTCGGATGATGCAGAGACCAGTGAAGCCACAGAGATCATCGAGGGCACCCAGACAGAG GTGGACAGCCACATCATGAAGGTGGTGCAGCAGATCGTGCACCAGGCCAGCGCAGGGCACCAAATCATCGTGCAGAATGTGACCATGGACCAGGAGGCGGGGCTGGGTCCAGAAGTGGCTGCTGCTGACACCATTACCATCGCCACCCCTGAGAGTCTGACGGAGCAGGTGGCCATGACGCTGGCCTCAGCCATCAGTGAGGGCACTGTGCTCGCTGCCCGTGCGGGAACAGACGGTGCGGAGCAGGCTACTGTGACCATGGTTTCATCAGAGGACATTGAGATCCTGGAGCACGCGGGCGAGCTGGTCATTGCCTCACCAGAGGGCCAGCTCGAGGTGCAGACCGTCATCGTTTAA